GGAGATAAAAACCCCCTTCGACACGGGGAAAATTTACTAAAGCGTCTGTTGATAAATCTTGTAACGACTTATTTAAGCGATCGTCAGGGATTTCTGTATGATTGAGCCGAGATTCCCAGAACAATTTGATGAGGCGTGTATTAGCACTTGCCAATTCACCCTGATTACGGGAAATTACCGTCCCTTCCAAGCTTTCAAATAGTTGTATAACTAGCCATAGCGCTAATCCACTCAGGCTCAGAAACAGAACTGTCAAAATTGTAAGTTGTTGCCGCAGAGTCCAGCGTCGCAAGCGCATAAGACGTTGATTTTTAATTGTTAATTTTTAATTTTTAATTGTTAATATCTTCCTCAATTTGCTTTGACTTCACCTATATCTTTGGCACTATTTTTGCACTATCGTAATTTGCCCACACGAACTTTTGGTGATGCACTCTTACCAGCAGTACTCAATTTATCAGACAGTAAACAGTAATATGAAGGACTCTCACGATCGCATTACGAACCAAACAGCTACAGAACTATTTGCCTTAGCAGCACAACTCCAAGGGCAAAAATCCCATGACTACGCACCTTCAGAACTGGTTCAAGCTGCTACAGAGGCGGGCATTTCTCCAGACAATCTTCAGGAGGCATTACAACTTATGCGGATCAAACAGACTCGCCGCCGCAACTTACGGTTGATTTTGAGCAGTGGAGTCGCCGGAGTTGCGATCGCTTGTGCTGGTGTTTGGGCTTATTTTACCCTCAACCAGCAGTCAGCGATGAGAGGACAGATATTGCCTGGGGCGATCGCTAATTTAGAAAGTCCGGTTGTTCCTAATGCGCCTGCAACTGATGGCTACGCTGTAACCTACACTGGCATAGTGCAACAATATTTACTTAATCCCGAAGGCAGAGTAGATGGTTTACTACTCAAAAATGGACTTCAGGTAAAATTTCCGCCTCATGTCGGCGAACAACTAGTCATTATGATTCAAGGAAACGACAAAGTTCAAGTTCAAGGTTTTGGTAGCCGCAACAGCTATGGACAAGTCATCGAAGCAACGCAATTAACCATAAATGGACAGAATGTAGCGTTGACGCCGCCTGTCGTAAGCATCGCTCCACTACTTCCTAAAAAACCTTAGTTAGTCCCCAACTCCCAGATTAAGATGGAATTTTAAGGCTTAATGACAAAAGGCGATCGCTCATGACTACTGAAAATAATCCAGCAGCGATATTGCAACCTACAGCCGTTGTGGATTGGGAACCTCCCATGCCACCTACAGATTTAATATTTGATGATGGTGAACCCTTGGAATCTAATCGCCACCGGATTGCTATGAATGTCCTCATTCGGTCATTGCAGCAGGCTTGGAATGATCGCAATGATTATTTTACTGGGGGAAATATGTTTATTTACTACAGCAGTACCCAAGTTCGTAACCGTGACTTTCGCGGGCCAGATTTTTTTGCGGTGCTGAATGTTGACGGTAATAATTCCAGACAAGGTTGGGTAGTGTGGGAAGAAAATGGGCGTTATCCCGACGTAATTGTGGAATTAATGTCACCATCAACCGCAGCAATAGACAAAAGCATTAAGAAAAATCTTTACGAACAAACTTTTCATACCTCAGATTATTTTGTCTATGATCCCTTTGATCCTAATTCTTTGCAGGGATGGCATTTAGATGATAATCAACAATACCAGCCTTTGACTTCAAATGAGCGCAATTGGCTATGGTGTAGACGTTTAAATTTCTGGTTAGGAACTTGGGAAGGAACCATAGACAGAGAAACGGCGATCTGGTTGCGATTTTATGATGTAGCAGGCAATTTAGTTCTATTACCAGAAGAAGCTGCAAAAGCACGAGAGGAAGAAGCGAAAGCACGCGAGGAAGAAACAAAAGCAAGAGCCGAACGTTTAGCGGCTAAATTAAGAGAATTGGGTGAGAATCCAGATTTGTTGTGAAATTATAAAATCCCCAATCTTCAAGAGGAAAATCAATGCCGCCAGAAATTCCAGGTAGTCCAGGTAAATTCCAAAATCCAGATGCTCAAGTTAGAAGTGCTACAGATGCCTCTGGGCATACTAAGCCAGAGGTAACTGTTGATAAGCAAAGTAATACTTCTAGTAGCAACAGATACGATCCTTTGATTCAACGAGCTAATATAGCACTAGAAACCGAGCAAGAGCCACAGAAGAGACAACAGATTACACAGTATCTAGAACAGCTGCAAAACAACAAAGCGAATTTTGCACCAGAAAAACCTATTTCTTCCAATGACTTAAGTCCACAAACGATATAAGTCCATCTGATGAAACTCAAAACCCTGCGACAAAAAAAGTCTAGGTCTTGCCAAGGTTGATGATCTTACTTTAAAAACTCAAGATACAGAGAAAGAAAAGACTCAACTAAAAGGTAATTATGAGCAAAATCGAGATGGATCAAACTTATCTGAGAATACACCTAATGTAATATCTGAACCTTCTGATAAGTTTTTGCCCAATGAACAACCTAAGTTAAAAGGTAACTATGGACAAGATTCTCAACCTTCTGAATCTTCTCCCAGCACAAGTGACGGCAGTGGTGATAGTGGAGGCAGCTAATATATAAGCTTCTCATCATCTGTCTAATTAACCGCCCAATGATTAATCAACAAAAATATTTGGAATCTTGACGCGATCGCCCTACTTGGGTAAAGTCGAGAGATGGGAATATTTCTCGGTTAGGAATTAAGCAGTATTGAGAATTAAAAGTACTAGGCTTAGAGTAACTCAATTACCCTTGACAGAAGGGATGAGAAGAATCTAATGTATGCTTGCTGATAGCGTAATTTTCAATATCTTCTTCCGATTCCCACGTTCCACTTATGATTGCGAGAATGGTGATAAATCAATATGCTTGGGTTAAGGGCTACTAGCAACAATTTTGGGTTTTCGAGACGCGATAAATCGCCGTCTATGCAAGTGTTTTGTTGCTCATTCTGAACTGTATTGGGTTATAATTATCTTCCACATATCTCAGAAATAAAATTATCGTATAGACAGTATTTATATGGGACGTGTTCGTTCTAAATCTGACCTACCGACAAAAATCTGTCCGGTATGTCAACGTCCTTTTACATGGCGTAAAAAGTGGCAGGATTGCTGGGACGATGTGAAATACTGCTCAGAACGTTGTCGTCGTCGCCGTTCTGAAGCGCAAACTTAAAGGGACTGGGGACTGGGGACTGGGAACTAGGGAATGAATTCTTCCCAATACCCAATCCCCAATCCCTAATCCCCAGTCCCTAATGAAACTAACCGCAACACAGACGCAAATAGCGCAAGAGATTAATGGAGTTACAGGTGCAACCTAAATTAATTATTCATGGTGGGGCTGGTAGTTCTCTCCACGGTAAAGGAGGATTGGAGGCGGTGCGCCGATCGCTCCATACAGTAGTAGAAGAAGTCTATTCTCTGCTATTGTCAGGATCGCCTGCCTCTGAGGCAGTGGTGCAGGGTTGCCAAATGCTTGAAGATAACCCCCGCTTTAATGCTGGTACTGGTTCAGTATTGCAATCTGATGGTCAAATCCGTATGAGTGCTTCCCTGATGGATGGTGCATCAGGGCGGTTTAGTGGTGTTATTAATATCTCACGGGTGAAAAATCCCATTGATTTAGCACAGTTTTTACAAAGTTCACCAGACCGAGTGCTATCAGATTTTGGATCGGCTGAGTTGGCGCGGGAAATGCAAATTCCCAGCTATAACGCTTTAACCGATTTGCGATTACAAGAGTGGATACAAGAGCGCCAAGATAATTTTAAAAGTACAATGGCTGGCGTGGTAGCAGAACCCGAACTTTTAGAAACCAGCAATGCCGGACGCGGTACTATCGGTGTAGTAGCCTTAGATACTTATGGTAAGTTAGCTGCTGGCACTTCTACTGGTGGTAAGGGCTTTGAAAGGATTGGAAGGGTAAGTGATTCTGCCATGCCCGCAGGTAATTATGCTACTAGTAATGCTGGTGTAAGTTGTACTGGCATTGGCGAAGATATTATTGATGAGTGTTTAGCTGCACGGATTGTAGTGCGTGTCACTGATGGGATGTCTTTGAAGGATGCCATGCAGCGATCGCTTGCAGAAGCGCACCAGAACAAACGGGATTTAGGAGCGATCGCCTTAGATGCTAGTGGAGCGATCGCTTGGGGTAAAACTAGCGAAATCTTACTCGCCGCCTACCACAACGGCGAAAAAATTGGCGACACCTTGGAATGGAATGATAGTGAGTTGATTGGCTATTGTTAAATCAGTTCCAGCGCTGAGGCTAAAGTTTCTTGCTGGTAAGCCATTGCAACTAATTATTGGGTTTTATAACACCCTTACAAGCTCATAGTACCGCTCTTTTCAGTGCCACTTGCATATTGCAGAATATCCATTAATTCTGCAATATGCAAGTAAAAATCACCGGATTGGCGGCGCTTGTTTATTTTATTGATTTTACGCACAGTAATTTTTATATAAATAAACTACTAATTTTTTATCGATTTATCGTAGTATAAACTTCATTATCTGAAAAAAGCTTTTTTTGACGGTTGCCAGCCGTTGAAGGCTCTTTATAAGCAATCAGTAGTGCATTACGAGTAAAAACGAGGAAATCCATTAACATGACTGAGAAACTTGCACAAACGCAATATCCTGTTCATGACTTCATCCGTAGTCGCTGGAGTCCTAGAGCCTTTGCCGACCGTCCCGTAGAGCAAGATAAGCTTCTATCTCTGCTAGAAGCCGCTCGTTGGGCCCCTTCTTCCTACAATTATCAGCCTTGGAGTTTTATTGTTGCTACCAAAGACGAACCGACGGAATATAACCGTCTACTCAGTACTCTGGTTGAGTTTAATCAAGGGTGGGCGAAAAATGCTCCCATCTTAATCCTGGCTGTTGCTAAAGTCCGCTCTGAAGATGGCAAAGCAAATCGACACGCATTTCACGATGTTGGTTTAGCATTAGAAAACCTCATTCTTCAAGCAACTTCTTTCGGTTTGTTTGCCCATCAAATAGCTGGATTTAATGCAGACAGCGCCAGGGAACTATACCAAATTCCAGATGACTACGAACCTGCTACTGTCGTCACAGTTGGCTATCCTGGCGATCCAGAGACTCTTTCTGAGGGACTGCGCGAACGGGAACTAGCAGCCCGTGTCCGCAAACCTTTAAAGGAATTTGTCTTTACTGGACAGTGGGGAAATAGTTCACCTTTATTGAATAATTAATTAGGTTGTAGAGATGCGAAACTTCCTTGGGAAAAACTTTGCGTCTCTACGATTAACAAATTTATCAAAACAGAGTTCAGGAGTCAGGAGTCAGAACACCCTTTGAGGGTTTTAGCGTCTGTCTGCGACACGCCGTGCGAACGTAGAGAGCATCACATCTTGATTCTGACCGGAGGCGGAGCGTCTCCGGCTCCGCTCTTGAATTCTGATTTCTGATTTCTGAATTCTTCTTCAACCAATAGCTTAATTATTTTAGCTCCCTAAAATTATGAATAATAAATTCAGTAGGGGTCAGATTTTTGCTGGTTCGTTACTTAGTATATTGTTGCTAAGTGCTTGTTCTACGCCAAAGACTGAATCTCCAACTACCTCTACTCCAGCAGCGACAAGTAGTGCTGCTAGCGATACCTTACGGCTTCTTTATTGGCAAGCACCAACTATTCTCAATCCCCATTTGGCTCAAGGTAGCAAAGACTTTGAAGCCAGTCGAATTACTTATGAACCTCTAGCCAGCTTTGATAAAGATGGTAAGCTAGTTGCTTTTCTAGCAGCAGAAATCCCATCTTTAGAGAATGGTGGAGTCGCCAAAGATGGTAAATCAGTAACTTGGAAACTCAAACAAGGAGTCAAATGGTCTGATGGTAAACCTTTCACTGCTGCGGATGTGGTGTTTACTTACCAATTTGTTAGTAATCCAGCAGTAGGTGCAACTACTGCTGCAAATTATCAAGCTATCAAAAGCGTCGAAGCTATTGACGACTACACCGTTAAAATCAATTTCCAAAATCCTAACCCGGCTTGGTCGCTGCCGTTTATTGGTTCCAATGGACCAATCCTACCTCGTCATATCTTTGAGCCATACAGCGGTAGCAAAGCTAGGGAAGCTCCAGCTAATCTAATTCCTGTCGGTACTGGCCCTTATAAAGTCGTTGATTTCAAACCTGGTGACATTGTTATCTATGAAGCTAATTCCTTTTTCCGGGAAGCTAATAAACCTTTCTTTAAACGAGTAGAACTTAAAGGTGGTGGGGATGCTGTTTCTGCTGCTAGAGCCGTATTGCAGACTGGAGATGTAGATTTTGCTTGGAATCTCCAAGTAGAAGCTCCAATCCTTAAGCAGTTGGAGGCAGCAGGAAAAGGAAAATTAGATATCAGCTTCGGCTCTTTTTTAGAGCGGATTGCGATTAATCAGACTGATCCTAACAAGCAAACAAAAGATGGTGAACGTTCTAGCTTAGAGTTCCCCCATCCATTTTTTAAAGACTTGAAAGTGCGTCAGGCTCTTAATTATGCTATTGATCGTGATACTATTAACCAACAATTATATGGTCAAACTGGCCGTGCTGTGACAAATATCTTAGTAGCACCAGATATCTATAATTCGCCTAATAACAAATATGAATTTAATCTGAAAAAAGCTGCTGATTTGCTCGATGAAGCTGGATGGAAAGACACCAATGGCAACGGCATTCGGGATAAAAATGGTGTAGAACTGAAGGTTTTGTTTCAGACTTCTGCCAACCCAGTCCGCCAGAAAACGCAGGAAATCATTAAACAATCGCTAACCTCCATTGGCGTGGGGGTAGAACTCAAGAGTATCGATTCAAGTATTTTCTTTTCTAGTGACCCCGCTAACCCAGATACTCTTGCTCACTTTAACGCTGATTTGCAAATGTTTAGTAGTGGCAATAGTAATCCAGACCCAGGTACTTATCTAAAGGCGTGGACTTGTAATGAGATTCCCCAGAAGAAAAATAATTGGTCGAAACCGAATAGTTCTCGTTACTGCAACCCTGAATATGACAAGCTTTGGCAACAGTCTAATACAGAGCTAGACCCACAAAAACGTCGGCAATTATTTATTCAAATGAATGATTTGTTAATTAAAGAGCAAGCTGTGATTCCTCTAATTTCTCGCGCTAATGTTAATGGAGTAAGTAACAGACTCACTGGTATAGATGCAACACCTTGGGATGATCGTACTTGGAATATTAAGGATTGGCGGCTACAGTAAGTTTTGATAAAACAGAGAAATCTTTTATGAGGAGAATATCATGTCGCAAGTTGTAAAGTCAGATATAAAAGTACGCCGTTGTTTGCCATCAGATGCAGAGAGCGTCTTAAAGGTACATCGAGCAGCAATTCATGGAACTGCTTCATCGTATTATCCAAAGGAAATTATTCAAGATTGGGCATCTCCAATTACGCCTTCTAAAATTAAGGCTTTTGCAGATAATACTGTTGTTGGGGAAGAAACCCGAATCGTGGCAGAAATTAATAGCCAAATTGTGGGATTCGGTGCAATTGTTATTATAAATAGTGAATTACGTGCAGTGTATGTGTCTCCGAATTTTGGTCGTTCTGGAGTGGGAAGTGTAATACTTCAAGAGTTAGAACACTTAGCACGTGAGCAAGGATTGTCGGAATTACATTTGAACGCTTCGCTCAATGCTGAACCGTTTTATAAAGTTAATGGTTATGTAAATGAAGGTTTTGAAGAATATATCTTGCGTTCTGGTCTAAAAATGCCATCTGTTAAGATGAACAAAAAATTGTAATTGAAGGGGATACTATCGAGGAAGTGTTGACTAATTTAAAAGATGCTATTGAAGATTGGCTCAACATTAAATTTTAAGACAATCTAGGATCTAGCGCATCTCGTAAAGCATCACCTATATAGTTGATACTTAGCACGGTGAGAAATATTGCTGTACCAGGGAAAATAACCATGTGGGGAGCAAATTCTAAAAAATTTTGCGCTTCATAAAGCATTCTTCCCCAAGTTGGGACATCAGGGGGAAAACCTAGACCAAAAAAACTCAGGGTTGATTCAGTAACGATCGCAGTACTTACTGAAAGAGTAGCAGCAACTAGTACTGGACTAATCACGTTGGGCAAAATATGAATCCAAATCAATCGACTAGGGGAAGCACCAAGGGCGCGTGCTGCTGTGACAAATTCTAACTCCCGCACTGTCAAAAAACCGGCTCGGACTAATCTGGCTACAGACATCCAGTTAAGTCCACCAATTACTAGTACTATCAACACAAATATACCTAATTCTGGGCCTGCGATCGCTTTAATCGCATCCCGAAACAAAAATATTACCAGTAATAATAATGGTAGCCGTGGTAAAGCTAAACACAAATCTGTCAAACGCATTAAAGCAATATCCAGCCAGCCGCCATAAAAACCAGAGAGTGCGCCGATGAGTGTACCGAGAGTTATGGCTACTGACATCGAGAAAATTCCCACTGCGATCGATATTCGTCCGCCATACAATACTCTTGCTAATATATCTTGACCTAAATCATTAGTACCAAATGGATGCGCCCAACTGGGAGCAAGAGTAGATTTAGCAAAGTCAATTTTGTTGATGGGAATATTATAAATAAATGGCCCCAACAAAACACTTAACACTATAATCAGCAAGACTACAATACCAAACATCGCCTGACGATTACGACGAAACTTGCGCCATGCTTCTTTTGTGGGCGTTTCTGACTTGGAAACAATATTTGTTGATGCTGGATAAACTGAAAGTTTGGATAGTTCTGAACTTTGATTAGGCGATCGTTTCAACATAAGTATCTAGTTTTTCTTCATGTTTAATTTTTAATTGTTTAGCTACTTCGTGTATTTGACACGAGGATCGAGTAACCCATAAAGAATGTCTGCAACGAGATTAAAAATCACAATTAAAATTGCATATATAAAAGTAATTGCCATGACAACTGGTGTGTCATTCTTATAGATAGAGTCAATTAATAGAGCGCCAATTCCCGGAACACGAAAAACTTTTTCTGTAACTAAAGCACCTGTAAAAACACTGGGAATATCCAAGGCTACCAATGTAACTACAGGAATTAACGCATTCCGCAAAACATGACGATTGATAACTAAAAATTTGGGTAATCCTTTAGCATAAGCAGTACGCACATAGTCTTGATGGATATTTTCTAAAATCTCTGAACGCACAAAGCGCATCAGCATTGCTGTTTGCCAGAGTCCTAATACGCAAATCGGCATAATCGATTGTTTAACTTGAGTGATAAAACTCTGCCAATCTGTTACCTGTAATGTGCTGTTATAGATAAAAGGCAACCATTTCAATTGGATGCTGAAGATAATAATAAATAATAAGCCTGTAAAAAATGTTGGTAGAGAAAACCCAAAAAAAACTAAAGTAGTCAAAATTGTATCAATCAGAGAATGACGTTTGAGAGCCGAAATTACTCCCAAAGGAATAGCTAACAGTATGCCAAAAAAGTAAGCAGAACCAACCACCCATAGCGTTGTCGGTAAGCGTTGGAGAATTAAACCAATTACTGGACTACGACTAGTAAAAGAATAGCCCATATCTCCACTAACAAAAGCTGTAACCCATTTGATATAGCGGATATGGAGCGGTTGATCTAAACCTAAAGATATTTTAATATTTTCCCGAACTTCAGCTGTAATAGAGGGATTGAGTGCAAATTCTCCCATTGGATCGCCAGGTGCTAATGCCAGAATAGTAAATATAACAACACTGATGGCAATTAAGGTGGGAATAGCAATTAGTAGACGATTAATTAAGTATTTATTCATTAGCTATTACAAAATCTGCCTTACTCTTGAAAATGAGAGAACAACTGATAAGCTAAAAAACATCTAAATTGCATAATCGAATTAAATATAACTATTGTGGGATGAGCAACGTGAGCGCCCAGCTTATGCAATTTAAATATGGAACAGCTTAAAAATCAGGTTTATTGTTCAGTTTAGTAGATCAGAAACTTGCAAGATAGCATCACCGATACAAAAAATTTATCTTTAAAAACAACGGTAGATTAGTGGGATTTAAACAAAAAACAAAATAATTCGTAATTCTTCATAGGAATACGGCTCAGTTAAGGGTTATTGGTGTAGATAATTGGTCTAGAGAAGACGCGATAAATCGCCGTCTTTAAAAGTGTTTTGGGCTTGTCTGAACTGAATTATTATCAAGTGAAATGACAGGGAACCGTAGTTTGCCTGTCCAAAAACGTAGTATTCTCTCGAAGCTGAAGTGGAAAGAAGAATTGCATTTCTAACTTTTCTTCCGCCAAGCTGGTTTGATTACTTGACGACTACGGGCAATTACCAGGGAATCATCAGGTACATCTTCTGTGACTGTAGAACCAGCCGCAATATAGACATCATCTCCCAAGGTGAGTGGAGCCACTAAAACGCTATTGGCACCAGTTTTTGTGCGATCGCCTATTTTAGTACGATGTTTTTTCACGCCGTCATAATTGGCAGTAATTGTACCGGCACCAATATTTACCTGATTGCCGACAACGCTATCACCTATATATGACAAATGTGCTGCATTGGTGCGATCGCCTAATTGCGTATTTTTCAATTCCACAAAATTCCCCACACGACAACCAGCACCCACCTCTACATGACCGCGCAAATGAGCATAAGGGCCAATTCGACTTCCTTCTTGTACGGCGCTATTTGTTATCACTGAATATTGCACTGTGACATTTTCTGCTAACTGGCTATTTTCAATGAAACTTCCTGGCCCAATATGACTTCCTGTTTTAATCACAGTATTTCCCCGTAGATGAGTTTGGGGTTCAATAATTACATCAGGCTGTAATTCTACTGTTTCATCAATGGTAATACTTGTGGGGTCGATGAGCGTGACACCTGCCAGCATCCATTTTTCCTTGACTCGTTTTTGCAAAATTTCGGATGCTGTTG
This Nostoc sp. C052 DNA region includes the following protein-coding sequences:
- a CDS encoding Uma2 family endonuclease, with product MTTENNPAAILQPTAVVDWEPPMPPTDLIFDDGEPLESNRHRIAMNVLIRSLQQAWNDRNDYFTGGNMFIYYSSTQVRNRDFRGPDFFAVLNVDGNNSRQGWVVWEENGRYPDVIVELMSPSTAAIDKSIKKNLYEQTFHTSDYFVYDPFDPNSLQGWHLDDNQQYQPLTSNERNWLWCRRLNFWLGTWEGTIDRETAIWLRFYDVAGNLVLLPEEAAKAREEEAKAREEETKARAERLAAKLRELGENPDLL
- a CDS encoding DUF2256 domain-containing protein; translation: MGRVRSKSDLPTKICPVCQRPFTWRKKWQDCWDDVKYCSERCRRRRSEAQT
- a CDS encoding isoaspartyl peptidase/L-asparaginase, giving the protein MELQVQPKLIIHGGAGSSLHGKGGLEAVRRSLHTVVEEVYSLLLSGSPASEAVVQGCQMLEDNPRFNAGTGSVLQSDGQIRMSASLMDGASGRFSGVINISRVKNPIDLAQFLQSSPDRVLSDFGSAELAREMQIPSYNALTDLRLQEWIQERQDNFKSTMAGVVAEPELLETSNAGRGTIGVVALDTYGKLAAGTSTGGKGFERIGRVSDSAMPAGNYATSNAGVSCTGIGEDIIDECLAARIVVRVTDGMSLKDAMQRSLAEAHQNKRDLGAIALDASGAIAWGKTSEILLAAYHNGEKIGDTLEWNDSELIGYC
- a CDS encoding nitroreductase family protein, producing the protein MTEKLAQTQYPVHDFIRSRWSPRAFADRPVEQDKLLSLLEAARWAPSSYNYQPWSFIVATKDEPTEYNRLLSTLVEFNQGWAKNAPILILAVAKVRSEDGKANRHAFHDVGLALENLILQATSFGLFAHQIAGFNADSARELYQIPDDYEPATVVTVGYPGDPETLSEGLRERELAARVRKPLKEFVFTGQWGNSSPLLNN
- a CDS encoding peptide ABC transporter substrate-binding protein, with amino-acid sequence MNNKFSRGQIFAGSLLSILLLSACSTPKTESPTTSTPAATSSAASDTLRLLYWQAPTILNPHLAQGSKDFEASRITYEPLASFDKDGKLVAFLAAEIPSLENGGVAKDGKSVTWKLKQGVKWSDGKPFTAADVVFTYQFVSNPAVGATTAANYQAIKSVEAIDDYTVKINFQNPNPAWSLPFIGSNGPILPRHIFEPYSGSKAREAPANLIPVGTGPYKVVDFKPGDIVIYEANSFFREANKPFFKRVELKGGGDAVSAARAVLQTGDVDFAWNLQVEAPILKQLEAAGKGKLDISFGSFLERIAINQTDPNKQTKDGERSSLEFPHPFFKDLKVRQALNYAIDRDTINQQLYGQTGRAVTNILVAPDIYNSPNNKYEFNLKKAADLLDEAGWKDTNGNGIRDKNGVELKVLFQTSANPVRQKTQEIIKQSLTSIGVGVELKSIDSSIFFSSDPANPDTLAHFNADLQMFSSGNSNPDPGTYLKAWTCNEIPQKKNNWSKPNSSRYCNPEYDKLWQQSNTELDPQKRRQLFIQMNDLLIKEQAVIPLISRANVNGVSNRLTGIDATPWDDRTWNIKDWRLQ
- a CDS encoding GNAT family N-acetyltransferase → MSQVVKSDIKVRRCLPSDAESVLKVHRAAIHGTASSYYPKEIIQDWASPITPSKIKAFADNTVVGEETRIVAEINSQIVGFGAIVIINSELRAVYVSPNFGRSGVGSVILQELEHLAREQGLSELHLNASLNAEPFYKVNGYVNEGFEEYILRSGLKMPSVKMNKKL
- a CDS encoding ABC transporter permease — protein: MLKRSPNQSSELSKLSVYPASTNIVSKSETPTKEAWRKFRRNRQAMFGIVVLLIIVLSVLLGPFIYNIPINKIDFAKSTLAPSWAHPFGTNDLGQDILARVLYGGRISIAVGIFSMSVAITLGTLIGALSGFYGGWLDIALMRLTDLCLALPRLPLLLLVIFLFRDAIKAIAGPELGIFVLIVLVIGGLNWMSVARLVRAGFLTVRELEFVTAARALGASPSRLIWIHILPNVISPVLVAATLSVSTAIVTESTLSFFGLGFPPDVPTWGRMLYEAQNFLEFAPHMVIFPGTAIFLTVLSINYIGDALRDALDPRLS
- a CDS encoding ABC transporter permease, encoding MNKYLINRLLIAIPTLIAISVVIFTILALAPGDPMGEFALNPSITAEVRENIKISLGLDQPLHIRYIKWVTAFVSGDMGYSFTSRSPVIGLILQRLPTTLWVVGSAYFFGILLAIPLGVISALKRHSLIDTILTTLVFFGFSLPTFFTGLLFIIIFSIQLKWLPFIYNSTLQVTDWQSFITQVKQSIMPICVLGLWQTAMLMRFVRSEILENIHQDYVRTAYAKGLPKFLVINRHVLRNALIPVVTLVALDIPSVFTGALVTEKVFRVPGIGALLIDSIYKNDTPVVMAITFIYAILIVIFNLVADILYGLLDPRVKYTK